A window of Tautonia plasticadhaerens contains these coding sequences:
- a CDS encoding sialidase family protein, with product MMPLGALLPLLLALPAPAPQQEVPKPDLSLAPGVVIDHSPASTRQYIGSPSIAALPDGTYVASHDLFGPGSTRDTTVVFASNDRGSSWVRLAAIKGQWWSTLFFHRGALYLMGTNREYGEAVIRRSLDRGLTWSTPVDSATGLILPGKKFHCAPVPVVERAGRIWRAMEDAEGPGGWGEHFRAFMMSAPIESDLLRADSWTVSNPLGSDPSWLDGMCGGWLEGNAVVTPEGEIVDVLRVDTKPEPGHAAIVRISEDGNAATFDPEADFIRLPGGAKKFTIRYDPRTECYWSLANWVPPKFDTGQPGRTRNTLALLASTDLRDWEVRAVVLHHPDAENHGFQYVDWLFEGDDLIAVVRTAFDDGLGGAHNQHDANFMTFHRIEDFRTLEGIPADLGDD from the coding sequence ATGATGCCCCTTGGTGCGCTTCTGCCCCTGCTGCTTGCCCTCCCCGCCCCCGCCCCGCAGCAGGAGGTGCCGAAGCCCGACCTCTCGCTGGCCCCCGGCGTGGTGATCGACCACAGCCCGGCGTCGACCCGGCAGTACATCGGCTCCCCCAGCATCGCCGCCCTGCCGGACGGGACCTACGTCGCCTCGCACGACCTGTTCGGCCCGGGGAGCACCCGGGACACGACCGTCGTCTTCGCCTCGAACGACCGGGGCTCGTCCTGGGTCCGGCTTGCCGCGATCAAGGGCCAGTGGTGGTCCACCCTGTTCTTCCACCGCGGGGCCCTCTACCTGATGGGCACCAACCGCGAGTACGGCGAGGCGGTCATCCGCCGCTCCCTCGACCGGGGCCTGACCTGGAGCACCCCGGTCGACTCCGCCACCGGCCTGATCCTGCCCGGCAAGAAGTTCCACTGTGCCCCGGTGCCGGTCGTCGAGCGCGCCGGCCGCATCTGGAGGGCGATGGAGGACGCCGAGGGGCCCGGCGGCTGGGGGGAGCACTTCCGGGCCTTCATGATGTCCGCCCCCATCGAGTCCGACCTGCTCCGGGCCGACAGCTGGACCGTCAGCAACCCGCTGGGCTCCGACCCCTCCTGGCTCGACGGCATGTGCGGCGGCTGGCTCGAAGGCAACGCGGTCGTCACCCCCGAGGGGGAAATCGTCGACGTCCTCCGGGTCGACACGAAGCCCGAGCCCGGCCATGCCGCCATCGTCCGCATCTCAGAGGACGGCAACGCCGCCACCTTCGACCCCGAGGCCGACTTCATCCGCCTCCCCGGCGGCGCCAAGAAATTCACGATCCGCTACGACCCCCGGACCGAATGCTACTGGTCGCTCGCCAACTGGGTCCCCCCGAAGTTCGACACCGGCCAGCCCGGCCGGACCCGGAACACCCTGGCGCTGCTCGCCTCGACCGACCTGAGGGACTGGGAGGTCCGGGCCGTCGTCCTCCACCACCCCGACGCGGAGAATCACGGCTTCCAGTACGTCGACTGGCTCTTCGAGGGGGACGACCTGATCGCCGTCGTCCGCACCGCCTTCGATGACGGCCTCGGCGGCGCCCACAACCAGCACGACGCCAATTTCATGACCTTCCACCGGATCGAAGACTTCCGCACCCTCGAAGGGATTCCCGCCGACCTCGGCGACGACTGA
- a CDS encoding DUF1569 domain-containing protein, which produces MPDRRPLRFDRLDDVPGEVDRLLLGHRTVGGWSLAQICSHLAAALRLTAEAPSGPGPGPQPSPGATPSGGTRAQATYRRLLFRSETFPEGVEMPSLALHPGPPEADPLAAASALRDAVSRFLDAPGPFPEHPMLGAMDREQWLRFHRIHCAHHLSFVLPPAPDTVTGP; this is translated from the coding sequence ATGCCCGACCGTCGCCCGCTCCGCTTCGATCGGCTCGACGACGTGCCGGGCGAGGTCGACCGCCTCCTGCTCGGCCACCGGACCGTCGGCGGCTGGAGCCTGGCGCAGATCTGCTCCCACCTGGCCGCCGCGCTCCGGCTGACGGCCGAGGCCCCCTCGGGACCGGGGCCGGGACCGCAGCCGAGCCCCGGGGCGACGCCGTCGGGGGGCACGAGGGCCCAGGCGACCTACCGACGCCTCCTCTTCCGCTCGGAGACCTTCCCCGAGGGGGTCGAGATGCCCTCCCTGGCCCTCCACCCCGGCCCCCCCGAGGCCGACCCCCTCGCCGCGGCCTCGGCCCTCCGGGACGCCGTCTCCCGATTCCTCGACGCCCCCGGCCCCTTCCCCGAGCATCCGATGCTCGGCGCGATGGACCGGGAGCAATGGCTCCGGTTCCATCGCATCCACTGCGCCCACCACCTGAGCTTCGTCCTGCCCCCGGCCCCCGACACCGTCACCGGGCCCTGA
- a CDS encoding Uma2 family endonuclease yields the protein MATATRTESTIEPPDDIRPGVIPEERDPIVPPTGDGFYEVVDGVVVEVPPMGSFEADIANLIAYSMNEHARPRRLGRAFVGVLFRIDVGREIRRQPAVAFVSAARLPAGKRAPKASSWQVVPDLAVEIVSPSDQAAHLNRKIADYFQAGTIAVWVIYQETRQVYAYSSPVDVRILTPPADLDGGAVLPGFRLPIARLFEDDPDPSPSPSPSPSPAGS from the coding sequence ATGGCCACCGCGACCCGAACCGAGTCGACGATCGAGCCGCCGGACGACATCCGCCCGGGGGTGATCCCCGAGGAGCGTGACCCGATCGTCCCGCCGACCGGGGACGGGTTCTACGAGGTCGTGGACGGCGTGGTCGTCGAAGTGCCACCGATGGGGAGCTTCGAGGCGGACATCGCAAATCTGATCGCTTATTCGATGAACGAGCACGCCAGGCCGAGGAGGCTCGGGCGGGCCTTCGTCGGGGTCCTCTTCCGGATCGACGTCGGCCGAGAGATCCGCCGGCAGCCCGCCGTGGCCTTCGTCTCGGCGGCGCGCTTGCCCGCCGGCAAGCGGGCGCCGAAGGCCTCTTCCTGGCAGGTCGTGCCCGACCTCGCCGTCGAGATCGTCAGCCCGAGCGACCAGGCCGCCCACCTCAACCGCAAGATCGCCGACTACTTCCAGGCCGGCACCATCGCCGTCTGGGTCATCTACCAGGAGACCCGGCAGGTCTACGCCTATTCGTCGCCGGTCGACGTCCGCATCCTCACCCCGCCGGCCGACCTGGACGGCGGCGCCGTCCTGCCCGGCTTCCGGCTGCCGATCGCCCGGCTGTTCGAGGATGACCCGGACCCGAGCCCGAGCCCGAGCCCGAGCCCCAGCCCCGCCGGCTCCTGA
- a CDS encoding chemotaxis protein CheB, which yields MPSRDIITIGASAGGVEALSTLVGGLPAGLPAAVFVVLHTSPHAASRLPTLLSMKGPLPAEHAEHGGPIRPGRIVVAPPDRHLIIRPESVELSRGPKENRTRPAIDPTFRSAARSFGGRVVGVVLSGTLGDGTAGLMAIKARGGTAIVQDPTEALFGDMPRSAIEHVGPHHVLGVGDMPRLLTQLAREPDPDFPGGSSMADDFEHDPETVRRDLEAQARDSRRDEPTTYSCPECGGTLWQFGEGAVAQFRCHVGHVYSPESFLVDLTDELEAALWRCVRMLTEKATISRQLAADARSRGKADQAARFEEQLDQDEAQIRQIRQSLLEAAPARAPLSASGN from the coding sequence ATGCCGTCACGAGACATCATCACGATCGGGGCATCGGCCGGCGGGGTCGAGGCCTTGTCGACGCTCGTCGGCGGACTGCCGGCCGGGCTGCCTGCGGCGGTCTTCGTCGTGCTGCATACCTCGCCGCACGCGGCGAGCCGCCTACCGACGCTGCTCTCGATGAAGGGCCCGCTGCCCGCCGAGCACGCCGAGCACGGCGGGCCGATCCGGCCGGGCCGGATCGTCGTCGCACCCCCGGATCGCCACCTGATCATCCGGCCGGAATCCGTCGAGCTGTCCCGGGGCCCGAAGGAGAACCGGACGAGGCCGGCGATCGACCCGACTTTCCGGTCGGCGGCCCGGTCCTTCGGCGGCCGGGTGGTCGGCGTGGTCCTCTCCGGGACGCTGGGGGACGGCACCGCCGGCCTGATGGCGATCAAGGCCCGGGGCGGCACGGCGATCGTCCAGGATCCGACCGAGGCCCTCTTCGGCGACATGCCGAGGTCGGCCATCGAGCACGTCGGGCCCCACCATGTCCTGGGGGTCGGCGACATGCCGCGCCTGCTCACGCAATTGGCACGAGAGCCGGACCCCGACTTCCCGGGAGGGTCATCGATGGCCGACGACTTCGAGCACGACCCGGAGACGGTCCGGCGCGACCTGGAGGCCCAGGCCCGCGACTCCAGGCGAGACGAGCCCACCACCTATTCCTGCCCCGAATGCGGCGGTACCCTCTGGCAGTTCGGCGAGGGGGCCGTCGCCCAGTTCCGCTGCCACGTTGGGCACGTCTACTCGCCGGAGAGCTTCCTGGTCGACCTGACCGACGAGCTGGAGGCCGCCCTCTGGCGATGCGTCCGGATGCTGACGGAGAAGGCCACCATCTCCCGCCAGCTCGCCGCCGACGCCCGTTCCCGAGGCAAGGCCGACCAGGCCGCCCGCTTCGAGGAGCAGCTCGACCAGGACGAGGCCCAGATCCGCCAGATCCGCCAGTCGCTGCTCGAGGCCGCCCCCGCCCGGGCACCCCTGTCGGCCTCCGGCAACTGA
- a CDS encoding inorganic phosphate transporter, whose amino-acid sequence MPLWILALGGVGIAAGAASLDHRVTRTRSERVARIDSSRGFRVDSDAASGVVLASSLGLRAGTTHAATGGIVGSGLRERGEVD is encoded by the coding sequence GTGCCGCTCTGGATCCTGGCCCTCGGCGGCGTCGGGATCGCCGCGGGGGCGGCATCGCTGGACCATCGGGTCACCCGGACGCGCTCGGAGCGGGTCGCCCGGATCGACAGCTCCAGGGGATTCCGCGTCGACTCCGACGCCGCCAGCGGCGTGGTCCTCGCCTCCTCGCTCGGCCTGCGGGCCGGCACCACCCACGCGGCCACCGGGGGGATCGTCGGCTCGGGGCTCCGTGAGCGGGGCGAGGTCGACTGA
- a CDS encoding chemotaxis protein CheB, whose protein sequence is MSPVEPEEPLEPATGDDPRAPGEPGETRAPFPVVGIGASAGGLEAFRRLLSRIPADPGMAIVLVQHLDPHAESNLPDILATVSKMPVVWAVDGMPITPNRVHVNPPNMTLEVVWGKLRLTPRPHDKRPFMPIDYMMRSLAQDVGSRAVGVILTGGGTDGTLGLRSIKDADGITFVQDTETATHDAMPRSAIASGAVDEVLPPEGIADELARIGRSSYMNGGDPGEKAPEPGGDLGEAELGRIFGLMRASTGVDFSRYKRSTILRRVRRRMALRRVDRTEEYLWSLQADENELTALYQDFLIRVTSFFRDPEVFESLRRDIFPQLLQDRAPEAPIRIWVAGCSTGEEVYSLAITLLEALGDRAHATPIKILATDVNDRALEIARAGSYVENVAMDIAPDLLRRHFIRTDGSFQISKAIRDLCVFSRHDVTRDPPFARLDVVSCRNLLIYLDLAAQKRILPLFHYGLKPDGYLMLGPSETIGGFGELFAPVSPEHKIFSRKATVARPHPLFERMEPPDEEGQPRRRIPLYPAPDPVLLDVQREADRAVLARFSPPGVLVDEDLHILQFRGRTDPYLAQAPGSPNLGLLKMAREGLLVELRVAIGQARVEDASVRRPAVRLERDGRAFPIEIIVVPLRQEGIKGRFFLVLFEEHPRLPARLSSSHQLSPQTEAETGGLAVEEARLQVIALRRELDATREYLQAVVEENEATTEELKSANEEILSSNEELQSTNEELQTAKEEMQSTNEELQTVNDELNHRNAELARINDDLVNLFGSVNIAIVMVSRDLKIRRFTTPAEKVLNLMGHDIGRPIDHIRPNVEVPDLGRHLAEVISSLAPRDLEVQDREGRWYSFRLRPYITVENKIDGAVLAIVDIDEIKRSTLKVRRALDYAEAIVESVRQPLLVLDEGLVVRRVNQAFCRTFRLSSGEVVGRPMAKLGGAWADPELTEALRPVLAEGRPVKGRELTADFPIIGHRTFQYGGGLIDWKGAGTPMILLAMDDITDRKREAERDRMLMRELSARIEAEQANRKKDEFLAMLAHELRNPLSPVLNALLVLRSPGASPGDLEWATQIMERQVRHMARLIDDLLDVSRVMRGSIQLRTERIDLGRVARQVVENVRSFVRSRRHELTVSIPEQPIPMFADPVRVEQILTNLLHNAAKYTPEAGKISLTIDRGEGEAVVRVKDNGIGIDPDQLGEVFELFMQADKSLDRSLGGLGIGLTLVKTLVELHGGSIQGFSEGPGLGSEFVVRLPEAADAVEGPRVEEDGEPTPPRRILIVDDSPDALRTMEVLLHRLGHDIRTAPDGPSALAAVAEFGPDLVLLDLGLPGLDGYQVARRLRDGPPTAGLTLVALSGYGQEEDLRRCREAGFDDHAVKPIDLDRLQQLLHVRRG, encoded by the coding sequence ATGAGCCCCGTCGAACCCGAAGAACCGCTCGAGCCGGCGACCGGAGATGATCCGAGAGCACCGGGGGAGCCGGGGGAGACACGGGCGCCGTTCCCGGTGGTGGGCATCGGCGCCTCGGCCGGGGGGCTGGAGGCCTTCCGGCGGCTGCTGTCGAGGATCCCGGCGGATCCCGGCATGGCGATCGTCCTGGTGCAGCACCTCGACCCGCACGCCGAGAGCAACCTGCCCGACATCCTGGCCACCGTTTCGAAGATGCCGGTGGTCTGGGCCGTTGACGGGATGCCGATCACGCCGAATCGCGTCCACGTCAACCCGCCGAACATGACGCTGGAAGTCGTCTGGGGGAAGCTCCGGCTCACTCCCCGGCCGCATGACAAGCGGCCATTCATGCCGATCGACTACATGATGCGGAGCCTCGCCCAGGACGTGGGCAGCCGGGCCGTGGGCGTGATCCTCACCGGGGGCGGCACCGACGGCACGCTCGGGCTGCGGTCGATCAAGGACGCCGACGGCATCACCTTCGTGCAGGACACCGAGACGGCCACCCACGACGCCATGCCCCGCAGCGCCATCGCCTCGGGGGCGGTCGACGAGGTCCTGCCCCCGGAGGGGATCGCCGACGAACTGGCCCGGATCGGCCGCTCCTCCTACATGAACGGCGGCGACCCGGGGGAGAAGGCCCCGGAGCCCGGCGGAGACCTTGGGGAGGCGGAGTTGGGCCGGATCTTCGGCCTGATGCGGGCGTCGACCGGCGTCGACTTCTCCCGGTACAAGCGCAGCACCATCCTCCGCCGCGTCCGGCGTCGGATGGCCCTCAGGCGGGTCGACCGGACCGAGGAGTACCTCTGGTCGCTCCAGGCGGACGAGAACGAGCTGACGGCCCTCTATCAGGACTTCCTGATCCGGGTCACCAGCTTCTTCCGAGACCCGGAGGTCTTCGAGTCGCTCCGGCGCGACATCTTCCCCCAACTCCTGCAGGACCGGGCCCCCGAGGCGCCGATCCGGATCTGGGTGGCCGGCTGCTCGACCGGCGAGGAGGTCTACTCGCTGGCCATCACCCTGCTGGAGGCGCTGGGCGACCGGGCCCACGCCACCCCGATCAAGATCCTGGCCACCGACGTCAACGACCGGGCCCTGGAGATCGCCCGGGCCGGCTCCTACGTCGAGAACGTCGCGATGGACATTGCGCCGGATCTGCTGCGGCGGCACTTCATCCGGACCGACGGCTCGTTCCAGATCTCCAAGGCCATCCGGGATCTCTGCGTCTTCTCCCGGCACGACGTGACCCGGGACCCGCCGTTCGCCCGGCTGGACGTGGTCAGCTGCCGGAACCTGCTGATCTACCTCGACCTGGCGGCCCAGAAGCGGATCCTGCCGCTGTTCCATTACGGCTTGAAGCCCGACGGCTACCTGATGCTCGGCCCCTCGGAGACGATCGGCGGCTTCGGCGAGCTGTTCGCCCCGGTGAGCCCCGAGCACAAGATCTTCTCCCGCAAGGCCACGGTCGCCCGACCCCACCCGCTCTTCGAGCGGATGGAGCCGCCGGACGAGGAGGGCCAGCCCCGCCGCCGGATCCCCCTGTATCCGGCCCCCGACCCGGTGCTGCTCGACGTGCAGCGCGAGGCCGACCGCGCCGTGCTCGCCCGGTTCTCCCCGCCCGGCGTGCTCGTCGACGAGGACCTGCACATCCTCCAGTTCCGGGGCCGGACCGACCCCTACCTCGCCCAGGCCCCCGGCTCGCCGAACCTGGGGCTGCTGAAGATGGCCCGGGAGGGGCTATTGGTCGAGCTCCGGGTGGCGATCGGCCAGGCACGCGTCGAAGACGCCTCGGTCCGCCGCCCGGCCGTCCGGCTGGAGCGGGACGGCCGGGCCTTCCCGATCGAGATCATCGTCGTGCCGCTCCGCCAGGAGGGGATCAAGGGGCGCTTCTTCCTGGTCCTCTTCGAGGAGCACCCCAGGCTCCCCGCCCGGCTCTCCAGCTCACATCAGCTTTCACCGCAGACCGAGGCCGAGACCGGGGGCCTGGCCGTGGAGGAGGCCCGCCTCCAGGTCATCGCCCTGCGACGGGAGCTGGACGCGACCCGGGAGTACCTCCAGGCGGTCGTCGAGGAGAACGAGGCGACGACCGAGGAGCTGAAGTCGGCCAACGAGGAGATCCTCTCCAGCAACGAGGAGTTGCAGAGCACCAACGAGGAACTCCAGACCGCCAAGGAGGAGATGCAGAGCACCAACGAGGAGCTGCAGACGGTCAACGACGAGCTGAACCACCGCAACGCCGAGCTGGCCCGGATCAACGACGACCTGGTCAACCTCTTCGGCAGCGTGAACATCGCCATCGTCATGGTCAGCCGGGACCTGAAGATCCGCCGCTTCACGACGCCGGCCGAGAAGGTCCTGAATTTGATGGGCCACGACATCGGCCGGCCGATCGACCACATCCGTCCGAACGTCGAGGTGCCCGACCTGGGGAGGCACCTGGCCGAGGTCATCAGCTCGCTGGCCCCGAGGGATCTGGAGGTCCAGGACCGGGAGGGCCGCTGGTACTCGTTCCGGCTGAGGCCGTACATCACCGTCGAGAACAAGATCGACGGCGCGGTGCTGGCGATCGTCGACATCGACGAGATCAAGCGGTCGACCCTCAAGGTCCGCCGGGCGCTGGATTACGCCGAGGCGATCGTCGAGTCGGTCCGGCAGCCGCTGCTGGTGCTCGACGAGGGCCTGGTGGTCCGGCGGGTGAACCAGGCCTTCTGCCGGACCTTCCGGCTGTCGTCGGGGGAGGTCGTCGGCCGGCCGATGGCCAAGCTGGGGGGCGCCTGGGCCGACCCCGAGCTGACCGAGGCCCTGCGGCCGGTCCTGGCCGAGGGCCGCCCGGTGAAGGGCCGGGAGCTGACGGCCGACTTCCCCATCATCGGCCACCGCACCTTCCAGTACGGCGGCGGGCTGATCGACTGGAAGGGGGCCGGCACGCCGATGATCCTGCTGGCGATGGACGACATCACCGACCGCAAGCGCGAGGCCGAGCGCGACCGGATGCTCATGCGGGAGCTGTCCGCCCGGATCGAGGCCGAGCAGGCCAACCGCAAGAAGGACGAGTTCCTGGCGATGCTCGCCCACGAGCTGCGCAACCCCCTCTCCCCGGTGCTCAACGCCCTGCTCGTGCTCCGCTCGCCCGGGGCCTCGCCGGGCGACCTGGAGTGGGCCACGCAGATCATGGAGCGGCAGGTCCGGCACATGGCCCGGCTGATCGACGACCTGCTGGACGTCTCCCGGGTGATGCGGGGCTCGATCCAGCTTCGCACCGAGCGGATCGACCTGGGCCGGGTCGCCCGGCAGGTGGTCGAGAACGTCCGGTCGTTCGTCCGGTCCCGCCGGCACGAGCTGACCGTCTCGATCCCGGAACAACCGATCCCGATGTTCGCCGACCCGGTCCGGGTCGAGCAAATCCTGACCAACCTGCTGCACAATGCGGCCAAGTACACCCCCGAGGCGGGGAAGATCTCCCTGACGATCGACCGGGGGGAGGGGGAGGCGGTCGTCCGGGTGAAGGACAACGGCATCGGCATCGATCCGGATCAGCTCGGCGAGGTGTTCGAGCTGTTCATGCAGGCCGACAAATCGCTCGACCGCTCGCTCGGGGGCCTGGGGATCGGCCTGACGCTGGTCAAGACGCTGGTCGAGCTGCATGGCGGCTCGATCCAGGGCTTCAGCGAGGGCCCCGGGCTCGGCAGCGAGTTCGTCGTCCGGCTGCCGGAGGCCGCCGACGCCGTCGAGGGCCCCCGCGTCGAGGAGGACGGCGAGCCGACGCCCCCCCGGCGGATCCTGATCGTCGACGACAGCCCCGATGCGCTCCGCACGATGGAGGTCCTGCTCCATCGCCTCGGCCATGACATCCGCACCGCCCCCGACGGCCCCTCGGCCCTGGCGGCCGTCGCCGAGTTCGGGCCGGACCTCGTCCTGCTGGACCTGGGCCTCCCCGGCCTGGACGGCTACCAGGTCGCCCGGCGGCTCCGGGACGGCCCCCCGACCGCCGGGCTGACGCTCGTGGCCCTCTCCGGCTACGGCCAGGAGGAAGACCTCCGCCGCTGCCGTGAGGCCGGCTTCGACGACCACGCCGTCAAGCCCATCGACCTCGACCGCCTCCAGCAACTGCTCCACGTCCGCCGCGGCTGA
- the fusA gene encoding elongation factor G: MDSDGQPSPLASIRNIGIVAHIDAGKTTTTERILYYTGEIHRMGDVDKGSTTTDYLQEERERGITIVAAAISCKWKDLDGNPITVNIIDTPGHVDFTAEVERSLRVLDGAVVVFSAVEGVEAQSETVWRQADKYHVPRICFINKMDRIGAEFERVFEEIKQRLGGHPIPAMIPIGAGPEGSIGEFTGLIDLVEQKALYYKTEDLGSSITEADIPDELRGPFDRWREVMLDQLSEFDEAFAEQYMMALEGEELTPAMIRAALRRATLTGKAQPVLCGSSFKYVGVQRLLDAVVSYLPSPLEVPPVKGEHPKSGEEMERPPDPKAPFSGLVFKITHDQHGDLSFVRVYSGALKANTRPLNPGKNKKENCSRLYHIRADDREQIDQALAGDIVGVVGLKESVTGDTLCDQSHPILLERIEFPETVISMSIEPVSGADKNKLAEALSSLGREDPTFTYKFNEETGETLISGMGELHLEIIKNKMLRDLKLQVRVGKPRVSYRETIQKAVKGVQGQCIRQTGGSGLYAKVTIDLEPEAQPKGAPVLRFVNKAKPGDVPQEFARAVEASIREDAKSGGITGYPLVDLKVTLTDGETHEVDSNELAFGFAATDALNKALEKAGAVLLEPIMKVEVVTPEDFLGNVTGDLSSRRALIDRTYQRGKLWVVDARAPLEQMFGYSTDVRSLSQGRASYSMEPLDYAPAPEAMLRKFTGEDDSY, translated from the coding sequence ATGGATAGCGACGGACAACCGAGTCCCCTGGCCTCGATCCGAAACATCGGCATCGTCGCCCACATCGACGCCGGCAAGACGACGACGACCGAGCGCATCCTGTATTACACCGGTGAGATCCACCGGATGGGCGACGTCGACAAGGGGAGCACCACCACCGACTACCTCCAGGAGGAGCGCGAGCGCGGCATCACCATCGTCGCCGCCGCCATCTCCTGCAAGTGGAAGGACCTGGACGGCAACCCGATCACCGTGAACATCATCGACACCCCCGGCCACGTCGACTTCACCGCCGAGGTCGAGCGCTCGCTCCGGGTGCTGGACGGGGCCGTCGTCGTCTTCTCCGCCGTCGAGGGGGTCGAGGCCCAGAGCGAGACCGTCTGGCGGCAGGCCGACAAGTACCACGTCCCCCGGATCTGCTTCATCAACAAGATGGACCGCATCGGGGCCGAGTTCGAGCGCGTCTTCGAGGAGATCAAGCAGCGGCTGGGCGGCCACCCGATCCCGGCGATGATCCCCATCGGCGCCGGGCCCGAGGGGTCGATCGGCGAGTTCACCGGCCTGATCGACCTGGTCGAGCAGAAGGCCCTCTACTACAAGACCGAGGACCTCGGCTCGTCCATCACCGAGGCCGACATCCCCGACGAACTCCGGGGCCCGTTCGACCGCTGGCGGGAGGTCATGCTCGACCAGCTCAGCGAGTTCGACGAGGCCTTCGCCGAGCAGTACATGATGGCCCTCGAAGGCGAGGAACTGACCCCCGCGATGATCCGGGCCGCCCTCCGGAGGGCCACCCTCACGGGCAAGGCCCAGCCGGTGCTCTGCGGGTCGAGCTTCAAGTACGTGGGCGTCCAGCGCCTGCTCGACGCCGTCGTCTCCTACCTGCCCAGCCCGCTGGAGGTCCCCCCGGTCAAGGGGGAGCACCCCAAGAGCGGCGAGGAGATGGAACGCCCCCCCGACCCCAAGGCCCCCTTCTCCGGCCTCGTCTTCAAGATCACCCACGACCAGCACGGGGATCTCTCGTTCGTCCGCGTCTACTCCGGCGCCCTGAAGGCGAACACCCGGCCGCTCAACCCGGGCAAGAACAAGAAGGAGAACTGCTCCCGGCTCTACCACATCCGGGCCGACGACCGGGAGCAGATCGACCAGGCCCTGGCCGGCGACATCGTCGGCGTGGTCGGCCTGAAGGAGTCGGTCACCGGCGACACGCTCTGCGACCAGTCGCACCCGATCCTCCTGGAGCGGATCGAGTTCCCCGAGACGGTCATCAGCATGTCGATCGAGCCGGTCAGCGGGGCCGACAAGAACAAGCTGGCCGAGGCCCTCTCCTCGCTCGGCCGGGAGGACCCGACCTTCACCTACAAGTTCAACGAGGAGACGGGAGAGACGCTCATCTCCGGCATGGGCGAGCTGCACCTGGAGATCATCAAGAACAAGATGCTCCGCGACCTGAAGCTCCAGGTCCGCGTCGGCAAGCCCCGGGTCAGCTACCGGGAGACGATCCAGAAGGCCGTCAAGGGCGTCCAGGGCCAGTGCATCCGCCAGACCGGGGGCTCGGGCCTCTACGCCAAGGTCACCATCGACCTGGAGCCCGAGGCCCAGCCCAAGGGGGCCCCGGTCCTCCGGTTCGTCAACAAGGCCAAGCCGGGCGACGTGCCCCAGGAATTCGCCCGCGCCGTCGAGGCCTCGATCCGCGAGGACGCCAAGTCCGGCGGCATCACCGGCTACCCGCTCGTCGACCTGAAGGTCACGCTCACCGACGGCGAGACGCACGAGGTCGACAGCAACGAGCTCGCCTTCGGCTTCGCCGCCACCGACGCCCTGAACAAGGCGCTGGAGAAGGCCGGGGCCGTCCTGCTGGAGCCGATCATGAAGGTCGAGGTCGTCACCCCCGAGGACTTCCTCGGCAACGTCACCGGCGACCTGTCCAGCCGTCGGGCCCTGATCGACCGCACGTACCAGCGCGGCAAGCTCTGGGTGGTCGACGCCCGGGCCCCGCTGGAGCAGATGTTCGGCTACTCCACCGACGTCCGGAGCCTCAGCCAGGGCCGGGCCAGCTACAGCATGGAGCCCCTCGACTACGCCCCCGCCCCCGAGGCGATGCTCCGCAAGTTCACCGGGGAGGACGACTCGTACTGA